The Halomicronema hongdechloris C2206 genome includes a window with the following:
- a CDS encoding NAD(P)-dependent alcohol dehydrogenase, whose protein sequence is MKKVVYTKYGSPDVIELIETEKPLPKDNQVLLKVHAASVNMLDWYHLTGPPVIRLTNGTLSKPKETSLGLDVAGQVEAVGDRVTQLQPGDEVFGIAKGSFADYACADEHELVQKPANVSFEAAAATPVAALTALQGLHNKGRIQPGQKVLINGASGGVGTFAVQIAKSFETIVTAVCSTQNLDIARSMGANYAIDYTREDFTTNGRQFDLIFAVNGYHSIFDYRRALSPTGIYVSAGGKLAQIIQAALVGPILSKVGRQQLSFMGIAQVKQKDLSIIGELLESGKIIPVIDRCYPLRATSHALQYLGAGHAKGKVIITMRPDDNSS, encoded by the coding sequence ATGAAAAAGGTTGTATACACAAAGTATGGTTCCCCAGATGTCATTGAACTCATAGAGACCGAGAAACCGTTACCTAAGGATAATCAAGTTTTGCTAAAGGTTCATGCGGCATCTGTCAACATGTTGGATTGGTATCATCTAACAGGTCCTCCGGTGATCCGTTTAACAAACGGTACACTTTCCAAACCCAAAGAGACTTCACTTGGACTAGACGTGGCTGGTCAGGTTGAAGCTGTAGGCGATCGCGTAACCCAGTTGCAGCCAGGGGATGAAGTCTTTGGAATAGCCAAAGGTTCATTTGCAGACTATGCGTGCGCTGATGAACATGAGTTGGTACAGAAACCGGCCAACGTATCGTTTGAGGCTGCGGCTGCTACCCCTGTAGCAGCCTTGACAGCGCTACAAGGACTTCACAATAAAGGCCGAATCCAGCCAGGTCAAAAGGTTCTCATCAATGGAGCTTCTGGTGGCGTAGGGACGTTCGCTGTGCAGATAGCCAAATCCTTCGAGACCATCGTAACGGCTGTCTGTAGCACCCAAAACCTGGATATCGCTCGCTCAATGGGGGCAAACTACGCTATTGATTATACGCGAGAAGATTTTACGACGAATGGACGGCAATTTGACTTGATCTTTGCTGTCAACGGCTACCACTCGATTTTTGATTATCGCAGGGCATTGAGTCCTACGGGCATCTATGTCTCAGCTGGAGGGAAGCTGGCTCAAATTATTCAGGCAGCGCTTGTGGGACCCATACTATCGAAAGTTGGACGTCAGCAACTCTCATTTATGGGGATAGCGCAAGTGAAGCAAAAGGACCTGTCTATTATTGGAGAGCTGCTTGAATCTGGCAAAATCATACCCGTAATTGATAGATGTTATCCGTTAAGAGCAACATCACATGCCCTTCAATATCTTGGGGCGGGGCATGCCAAAGGAAAAGTCATCATCACTATGAGACCTGATGATAACAGCTCGTAA
- a CDS encoding type II toxin-antitoxin system ParD family antitoxin → MSISLTPDQERFIQTKLQAGKYRSAEEVLEIALRLLDEYDRSEAEWVEEVRAKIDAAIEASENTAPIDGETFVNGILERFQQAK, encoded by the coding sequence ATGAGTATCAGTCTAACCCCCGACCAGGAACGCTTCATCCAAACCAAGCTTCAAGCTGGCAAATATCGCTCTGCCGAAGAAGTCTTAGAAATCGCCCTGCGGTTACTGGATGAGTACGATCGCTCTGAAGCTGAATGGGTTGAAGAAGTTCGAGCCAAGATTGACGCGGCGATTGAAGCTTCTGAAAATACCGCCCCGATCGATGGTGAAACATTTGTTAACGGCATCCTGGAACGATTCCAGCAGGCAAAGTAA
- a CDS encoding type II toxin-antitoxin system RelE/ParE family toxin has translation MSRYVINVLASQDLNEIADYFAGNNIEAGERFFQAFNRKCQQLVAFPNSGKS, from the coding sequence ATGAGTCGCTATGTCATCAACGTTCTTGCCAGTCAAGACCTGAATGAAATTGCTGACTATTTTGCTGGAAACAATATTGAAGCCGGGGAGCGGTTCTTTCAGGCATTTAACCGTAAATGCCAGCAGCTTGTTGCCTTCCCCAATAGCGGCAAGAGCTAA
- the hisI gene encoding phosphoribosyl-AMP cyclohydrolase, whose amino-acid sequence MSSPFAARTSVEAVEEGMLLAPKFDAHGLIPVVTTDAATGEVLMHAYMNEVALLKTLETGEAHYYSRSRQQLWHKGATSGLVQTVQQLLIDDDQDCLLMKVKVFGSGASCHVGYRSCFYRQISPGDEGVEVNRPIALTFTEKTKTFDPATVYGGAPNPTQL is encoded by the coding sequence ATGTCATCACCCTTTGCCGCCCGTACCTCGGTTGAAGCTGTCGAAGAAGGAATGCTTCTGGCCCCTAAGTTTGACGCCCATGGGCTCATCCCCGTCGTCACCACGGATGCTGCAACCGGCGAGGTGCTGATGCACGCCTACATGAATGAAGTAGCATTGCTGAAAACCCTCGAAACGGGCGAAGCCCACTACTACAGTCGCAGCCGTCAGCAGCTCTGGCATAAAGGTGCGACCAGCGGCCTGGTGCAGACCGTGCAGCAATTGCTGATTGATGATGACCAGGATTGCCTGTTGATGAAGGTCAAGGTATTTGGGTCAGGAGCCAGTTGCCATGTGGGCTATCGCTCTTGCTTTTACCGCCAGATTTCCCCTGGCGACGAGGGGGTTGAGGTTAATCGGCCCATTGCGCTCACGTTTACGGAAAAGACCAAGACCTTTGACCCCGCCACCGTCTACGGGGGTGCTCCCAATCCCACTCAACTTTGA
- a CDS encoding PEP-CTERM sorting domain-containing protein, translating to MLSFGKSIIAIAHKKGGAMVLRTGSAIAAGTTLSLLTINPAQAATFEISWTGQILGYSAEGRFSYDDTQTFEDGIVRGDDLDAFDIAFFDPQGNLIQEFEDNHLTYPEFNFNFDTQTGEILQDGFFDEPNGINVGEFTVLFDDAGDTIGATGLNFWSAAPVEDGEPVPHVHLTDFGNNFPDLPIGFVPPEFVEESPNLSVRVRPHLDVAFFTRTQAQLLDDPDAGDQLGQRMVATPVPEPGALVGLGAIALLAARLRRKSGAIDSI from the coding sequence ATGCTCAGTTTTGGCAAGTCAATCATTGCGATCGCCCACAAAAAGGGGGGCGCGATGGTCCTCCGGACCGGCTCCGCCATCGCAGCCGGCACAACCCTGAGTCTACTTACCATTAATCCTGCCCAAGCAGCTACCTTTGAGATTTCATGGACGGGACAAATTCTGGGCTACAGTGCCGAGGGTCGTTTCAGCTACGACGACACCCAAACCTTTGAAGATGGAATTGTGCGAGGTGACGATTTAGACGCGTTTGACATTGCCTTCTTCGACCCGCAGGGCAATCTGATCCAAGAATTTGAGGATAACCACCTTACCTATCCAGAGTTCAACTTTAATTTCGACACCCAAACGGGTGAAATTCTGCAAGATGGCTTTTTCGATGAGCCGAATGGCATTAACGTTGGAGAATTTACGGTTCTGTTCGATGACGCGGGGGACACTATTGGGGCAACGGGACTGAACTTCTGGTCGGCGGCTCCCGTTGAAGATGGAGAACCTGTCCCCCATGTTCACCTAACCGATTTTGGCAATAACTTTCCTGACCTGCCGATAGGCTTCGTCCCCCCCGAGTTTGTCGAGGAGTCCCCCAATTTGTCGGTACGCGTTCGTCCCCATCTCGATGTCGCTTTCTTTACCCGCACACAGGCACAGCTTTTGGATGATCCAGATGCAGGTGATCAGCTCGGCCAGAGGATGGTTGCAACCCCGGTACCTGAACCGGGTGCTTTAGTCGGACTGGGTGCGATCGCATTGCTAGCCGCTCGTTTGCGGAGAAAATCTGGTGCGATTGACTCGATATGA
- a CDS encoding PEP-CTERM sorting domain-containing protein: MLTFLLKLSAWSVVPLLGTLLLPASVEAALFYATGQRLTQAVPGVHDDIRENFLFAVDSTTGIATPVSPETSGLPSALAGTAEQRLLGYQFSGQLVEIDLNSATQTPIGEPTDLAATSFDVLEDGRGFIVPFDESFNTQQLHQIDVTTGAAIPLGSSQAVGDAVDNARSTQLGTANPFVISLGSVDNSLYGIDLDTESLIQFDPETGDAAVVGEVGAVTADDRAVFSGFAALTGVDTDTDGQFDALFGNVNFIDDDNDPATPVQRLGGIARYDLSDGSWDLVGTNPGVIFFGFGASPAAVPEPGVLLGLLSLGFLGGWKRR; this comes from the coding sequence ATGCTGACATTCCTACTTAAGCTCTCCGCCTGGAGCGTCGTTCCCCTGCTCGGTACGTTGCTGCTGCCTGCATCCGTCGAAGCAGCCCTCTTTTACGCTACAGGACAGCGTCTGACCCAAGCTGTTCCAGGCGTTCACGATGATATCCGTGAAAACTTTTTGTTTGCGGTGGATTCAACAACAGGCATTGCCACCCCCGTTTCACCTGAGACCAGCGGATTACCGTCAGCCTTAGCGGGGACAGCGGAGCAGCGACTGTTGGGCTATCAATTTAGCGGCCAACTAGTGGAGATTGATCTAAACTCTGCCACCCAAACCCCCATCGGTGAACCCACCGACCTAGCTGCCACCAGTTTTGACGTCCTGGAGGATGGTAGAGGATTTATTGTGCCTTTTGATGAGAGTTTCAATACTCAACAACTCCATCAAATTGACGTAACCACAGGAGCAGCCATTCCTCTGGGCTCATCTCAGGCGGTTGGCGATGCGGTTGACAATGCCCGCAGTACTCAACTGGGCACAGCCAACCCTTTTGTAATTAGTCTGGGGTCGGTTGATAATAGCCTCTATGGCATCGACCTCGATACTGAGTCCTTGATTCAGTTTGATCCAGAGACGGGAGACGCTGCTGTTGTCGGCGAGGTGGGCGCTGTAACCGCAGACGATCGCGCTGTATTTAGCGGTTTTGCGGCGTTGACAGGGGTTGACACCGATACTGATGGCCAGTTTGATGCTCTCTTTGGCAATGTCAACTTTATCGATGATGACAACGATCCGGCAACGCCGGTTCAGCGTCTGGGTGGGATTGCTCGCTACGACCTGAGCGATGGCTCTTGGGATCTAGTGGGGACTAACCCCGGCGTTATTTTCTTTGGATTTGGGGCCTCTCCTGCTGCTGTCCCTGAACCGGGTGTTCTACTGGGCCTTCTCAGTCTCGGATTCTTGGGCGGGTGGAAGAGGCGGTAA
- a CDS encoding class I SAM-dependent methyltransferase → MTSTQKESADPLTGVAETLMITLYARYVETQRSDSFFQDPEAVEIVERTNYDFDKYAKGWASQLGVVVRVQEYDHITQQFLKAHPNAVVVNLGCGLCTRFTRLDNGGVRWYDVDFPEVIEFRQRFFQENDRYRFIPASILDFSWIDQIQHSVDQPLLILMEGVSPYLSEAENRSLILQIRDRLAPAEFVFDVLNRKSANHTARHDTVSKTDAEFKSGIDSGREVETWADGITLKDEVYYLAQFANYPKRLPLWARTLSFIMVPLGSISKLQKHQQS, encoded by the coding sequence ATGACTAGCACTCAGAAAGAATCCGCAGATCCATTAACTGGGGTAGCCGAAACCCTAATGATTACCCTGTATGCTCGCTACGTTGAGACCCAGCGCTCGGATAGCTTTTTTCAAGATCCTGAAGCAGTTGAAATTGTCGAGCGAACGAATTATGACTTTGACAAATATGCCAAGGGCTGGGCTTCCCAACTGGGTGTTGTGGTTCGAGTGCAGGAATACGATCACATAACCCAACAATTCCTTAAGGCTCATCCCAATGCCGTTGTAGTCAACCTGGGCTGCGGATTGTGTACTCGCTTTACCCGCCTGGATAACGGCGGCGTGCGTTGGTATGACGTTGACTTTCCTGAAGTGATTGAGTTTCGCCAGAGGTTTTTTCAAGAAAATGATCGCTATCGGTTCATTCCAGCGTCAATTCTCGATTTTTCCTGGATCGATCAGATCCAGCACTCTGTCGATCAGCCCCTGCTGATCCTGATGGAAGGGGTGTCTCCTTATTTAAGTGAGGCAGAAAATCGATCGCTGATCCTGCAAATCCGCGATCGCCTGGCTCCCGCAGAATTTGTATTTGATGTACTGAACCGCAAATCAGCAAACCATACCGCCCGCCACGATACTGTTTCCAAAACAGACGCCGAATTCAAGTCAGGTATCGACAGCGGCAGAGAAGTAGAGACCTGGGCGGATGGCATTACCCTCAAAGACGAAGTTTACTACCTGGCTCAGTTTGCCAACTATCCCAAACGTCTGCCGCTTTGGGCGAGAACGCTGTCCTTTATCATGGTGCCCCTCGGGAGCATCTCAAAGTTGCAAAAACATCAACAATCGTAG
- a CDS encoding nucleoside recognition domain-containing protein gives MPTAPPTQRTTVIVGKESTGKSELAAALTGRSPTSTSIQGSTIACETYQTRDNAFIDTPGILFRSDTATTRTALAQLQAHDRILLVVQATHMDDDLADLLPLVAGKQGLVIVTFWDKVLPSDFTQQVVGRWEQTFQVKFIPVDARHLSPGQRQQILEGLQTPVPFPQQWHPIPAGWRIEPAPTWLEHPRWGGLLAILLLLLPAVIAVWVANGVAGLLDPLIQAGLAPLVNVLAQAPSLLEAILIGRYGLVTMGPLLFVWAVPTVMLYALFLGAYKASGLVERLTVALHPLLRPFGLSGRDLVRVIMGFGCNVPAVISTRACSSCSRQTCVSAIAFGSACSYQFGATLGVFSAANLPGLVVPYLGYLTLTTLIYTRLIAPKAARSPHNALMIERRTFLEMPRWSAIWRETQSTLSQFFTNAIPIFLVITVIASVLDWLGLIIALAGWINPLMGLFGLPPEAAVPVILASIRKDGLLLFAEPDTLAVLTPLQILTGVYLAGVLLPCLVTALTIAREQSMRFAVGLMARQAIAAIAFSMLLAWGGAVFGTST, from the coding sequence ATGCCCACCGCACCACCCACCCAACGCACCACCGTCATTGTCGGCAAAGAAAGCACCGGCAAATCTGAACTGGCCGCAGCGCTCACGGGGCGATCGCCCACCAGCACTAGTATTCAGGGCTCGACGATCGCCTGCGAGACCTATCAGACCCGAGACAATGCCTTTATCGACACCCCCGGCATTCTCTTTCGCTCTGACACTGCCACTACCCGAACTGCCCTGGCGCAACTTCAGGCCCATGACCGGATTTTGTTAGTCGTTCAAGCGACCCACATGGATGATGATCTGGCGGATTTGTTGCCGCTCGTGGCTGGGAAACAGGGGCTGGTGATCGTCACCTTCTGGGATAAGGTATTGCCCTCTGACTTCACCCAGCAGGTTGTGGGCCGTTGGGAGCAAACCTTTCAGGTGAAGTTTATTCCTGTAGATGCCCGTCATTTAAGCCCAGGACAACGCCAGCAGATTCTAGAGGGGTTGCAGACTCCAGTTCCCTTCCCCCAGCAATGGCACCCGATTCCGGCGGGCTGGCGAATCGAGCCCGCGCCCACCTGGTTGGAACATCCCCGCTGGGGTGGGTTGCTGGCCATCCTATTGCTGCTGTTGCCTGCGGTCATTGCCGTTTGGGTTGCCAATGGCGTCGCGGGCCTGCTCGATCCACTGATACAAGCCGGATTAGCCCCTTTGGTCAATGTCCTAGCTCAGGCCCCCTCGCTGCTAGAGGCGATTTTGATTGGCCGCTATGGCTTAGTCACCATGGGGCCGCTGTTATTCGTCTGGGCGGTGCCGACGGTGATGCTGTATGCCCTGTTTCTAGGCGCATACAAGGCCAGCGGATTGGTGGAGCGCCTTACCGTAGCGCTGCATCCACTCCTGAGACCGTTTGGCCTATCCGGGCGAGATTTGGTGCGGGTAATTATGGGGTTTGGCTGCAATGTGCCCGCCGTGATCAGCACTCGCGCCTGTTCCAGTTGTTCCCGGCAGACCTGTGTGAGTGCGATCGCTTTTGGCTCCGCCTGTTCTTACCAGTTCGGGGCCACCCTGGGGGTCTTCAGCGCTGCCAATTTGCCCGGTTTAGTGGTGCCCTACCTGGGCTATTTGACCCTGACCACGCTGATCTACACCCGCCTGATTGCGCCTAAAGCCGCCCGCTCTCCCCACAACGCCCTGATGATTGAGCGGCGCACCTTTTTGGAAATGCCCCGCTGGTCGGCCATCTGGCGCGAAACCCAAAGCACCCTCAGCCAGTTTTTCACCAATGCGATTCCCATCTTTTTAGTGATTACTGTCATCGCTTCAGTGTTGGACTGGCTCGGTCTGATCATTGCTCTAGCAGGCTGGATCAATCCCCTGATGGGGTTGTTTGGTCTGCCTCCAGAGGCGGCTGTACCTGTGATCTTGGCCTCGATTCGCAAAGACGGACTGCTGCTCTTTGCCGAACCAGACACATTGGCAGTACTCACCCCCCTGCAAATCTTGACGGGGGTGTACCTGGCCGGGGTGTTGCTGCCCTGCTTGGTCACTGCACTCACCATTGCCCGCGAACAGTCGATGCGGTTTGCAGTGGGGCTGATGGCTCGCCAGGCGATCGCCGCGATCGCGTTTTCAATGCTGTTGGCCTGGGGAGGCGCAGTTTTTGGGACATCTACCTGA
- a CDS encoding NAD(P)/FAD-dependent oxidoreductase, which translates to MSQPQTKLSYDVVIVGAGAAGVGCGVVLKELGLEHFTILERHQVGASFSRWPQEMNFITPSFPSHGFGLLDLNAVTLKTSPAIAFRREHISGKQYALYLQTVADHFELPIQTEVDVKTVEPLPQGGFTLHTSSGDLSTQFVIWAAGEYQYPQLNPFPGAEHCLHNTQIRSWAELEGDEFLIIGGYESGMDAATNLVALGKKVGVLDRTGAWADPDTDPSVSLSPYTLQRLEFVYRTGRLDMVGDAPIEEVKPVPGGYAVYSEYQKWVTAHPPILCTGFDTSLKQIAPLFDWSEGYAALTENDESTLTPGLFVSGPSVRHGDLIFCFIYKFRQRFAVVAHAIAQRLDLDPTPLEAYREAGLFLDDLSCCSNDCIC; encoded by the coding sequence GTGAGCCAACCCCAAACGAAGCTGTCCTATGACGTTGTGATTGTGGGTGCCGGAGCGGCAGGCGTCGGCTGTGGCGTCGTGCTCAAAGAACTGGGTCTAGAGCACTTCACAATTTTAGAAAGACACCAGGTCGGAGCCTCCTTTAGCCGTTGGCCCCAGGAGATGAACTTCATCACCCCATCATTCCCAAGCCATGGTTTTGGCCTGCTCGACCTGAATGCAGTGACCTTGAAGACTTCGCCTGCGATCGCATTTCGGCGCGAACATATCAGCGGCAAGCAGTACGCCCTGTACCTGCAGACCGTTGCCGATCATTTTGAGCTGCCAATTCAGACAGAAGTCGATGTAAAAACCGTTGAGCCCTTGCCCCAGGGAGGCTTTACCCTGCACACCAGCAGCGGTGACCTGTCTACCCAGTTTGTCATTTGGGCCGCCGGGGAATATCAATACCCCCAGCTCAATCCCTTTCCGGGGGCAGAGCACTGCCTCCACAACACTCAAATTCGGTCGTGGGCGGAGCTAGAGGGCGACGAATTCCTCATCATCGGCGGTTACGAAAGCGGCATGGATGCCGCTACCAATTTAGTCGCGCTGGGAAAGAAAGTCGGTGTGCTTGATCGCACTGGAGCCTGGGCCGATCCTGACACGGATCCCAGCGTATCCCTATCGCCCTACACCCTGCAGCGTCTGGAATTTGTCTATCGCACCGGTCGCCTAGACATGGTGGGTGACGCCCCCATTGAAGAAGTCAAACCTGTTCCCGGCGGCTACGCGGTCTACAGCGAATACCAGAAGTGGGTGACGGCCCATCCCCCCATTCTCTGCACCGGTTTTGACACCAGCTTGAAGCAGATTGCTCCCCTATTCGATTGGTCCGAGGGCTATGCCGCCCTCACGGAAAATGACGAATCTACCCTCACCCCAGGTCTCTTTGTGAGCGGTCCTTCCGTGCGCCATGGCGACCTGATTTTCTGCTTCATCTACAAGTTCCGCCAGCGCTTTGCAGTGGTGGCCCATGCGATCGCCCAGCGCCTCGATCTCGACCCCACCCCCCTTGAGGCTTACCGCGAGGCTGGACTTTTCCTCGACGATCTCTCCTGCTGCAGCAACGACTGTATCTGCTAG
- a CDS encoding IS630 family transposase translates to MLAFFAISVLGWSGSVRCFCQDESRVGLKTLTGRRITARGVKPVGKVRWTFQATYLYGVVEPATGEHFFYEFTHWNTDCFQRFLELVAQQYPDSILIIQLAQAGWHKAKRLQVPDNLLLMFQPAHAPECNPIEQVWQYLKKRLRWKRLKTLDELRHLIKEQLLALTSATVASITGRASILEALSVAGI, encoded by the coding sequence ATGCTGGCGTTCTTCGCCATCAGTGTCTTGGGCTGGAGTGGTTCGGTGCGATGCTTCTGCCAGGATGAGAGTCGCGTTGGCTTGAAAACCCTCACGGGACGACGGATTACGGCACGTGGGGTCAAACCCGTGGGCAAAGTTCGTTGGACCTTTCAGGCCACCTATCTCTACGGCGTGGTGGAGCCAGCGACAGGTGAGCATTTTTTCTACGAATTCACCCACTGGAATACCGACTGCTTTCAGCGTTTTCTGGAACTGGTCGCTCAGCAATACCCCGACAGTATTTTAATCATCCAGTTAGCTCAAGCCGGATGGCACAAAGCCAAACGCTTACAGGTACCAGACAATCTCCTCTTGATGTTTCAACCGGCCCATGCGCCGGAATGCAATCCCATTGAGCAAGTGTGGCAATACCTCAAAAAGCGGCTGCGCTGGAAACGACTCAAAACCTTAGATGAACTGCGACACCTTATCAAGGAGCAGTTGCTTGCATTGACCTCAGCCACGGTTGCCTCGATTACTGGGAGAGCCTCCATATTGGAGGCTTTATCTGTAGCTGGAATCTAG
- a CDS encoding helix-turn-helix domain-containing protein, whose amino-acid sequence MSGVYHLEITESEQALKALLRNQTTASDKERIQLLYLLKSEQAETIQQAAASLLGRHRVTIQTWAKRYRQGGLEALRSHKPHPGGKSTLPDWAETALRNRLEQPEGFESYEAIRQWLALELGIVAPYKTVHKWVYYRLGAAPKVVRPKSDKPDEAQIVAYKKTG is encoded by the coding sequence ATGTCAGGCGTCTATCACCTCGAAATAACGGAAAGCGAGCAAGCGCTCAAAGCGCTTCTGAGAAATCAAACAACAGCCTCGGATAAAGAACGGATTCAACTGCTCTACCTCCTCAAAAGTGAGCAAGCCGAGACGATACAGCAAGCGGCGGCCTCATTGTTGGGACGTCATCGAGTGACGATACAGACATGGGCCAAGCGTTACCGCCAAGGGGGATTAGAAGCGTTACGGAGCCACAAACCCCATCCGGGCGGCAAATCGACGCTACCCGACTGGGCCGAAACCGCCTTGCGAAATCGTTTAGAGCAACCGGAAGGCTTTGAGAGCTACGAGGCGATCCGGCAATGGTTGGCCCTGGAATTGGGGATTGTGGCTCCGTACAAAACGGTTCATAAGTGGGTGTACTACCGGCTTGGGGCTGCACCCAAAGTGGTGCGGCCGAAAAGCGATAAACCGGACGAAGCGCAGATAGTCGCATATAAAAAAACTGGCTGA
- a CDS encoding WD40 repeat domain-containing protein, producing MAAAGQAGAVTLWRLSADSPELVKTLTWGSTWLDRLQWHPHQPWLAYNCGKTVHIWDADQSETLATLELPANVQDLGWSPDGTHLAVSAQQRIQIWETSRWISPRYEWELMAASRILKWSSEGAYLASANQDNSVGVLTWDNVRALKQSSDH from the coding sequence TTGGCGGCAGCCGGGCAAGCCGGGGCGGTGACACTCTGGCGGCTGTCTGCTGACTCACCTGAGTTGGTAAAGACGCTGACCTGGGGTTCAACCTGGCTCGATCGCCTGCAGTGGCACCCCCATCAACCCTGGCTCGCTTACAACTGTGGCAAAACGGTTCATATTTGGGATGCTGACCAGAGTGAAACCCTAGCCACCCTGGAATTGCCCGCCAATGTGCAAGATCTGGGCTGGTCTCCCGATGGCACTCATCTAGCGGTGTCGGCTCAGCAACGGATTCAAATTTGGGAAACGTCTCGCTGGATTTCCCCTCGATATGAATGGGAACTGATGGCCGCCAGTCGAATCTTAAAATGGTCCTCCGAGGGAGCCTATTTGGCGTCAGCCAATCAGGATAACAGCGTCGGCGTCCTCACCTGGGACAACGTCCGTGCCCTAAAGCAATCTTCGGATCATTAA
- a CDS encoding WD40 repeat domain-containing protein, whose product MLSLKSLVELQVHRSLSEYITALVWSPVGNRLAIASGAGEVVLWQDFQETILQAANGASIDALGFSGEGAVVGGSRASRGGDTLAAVC is encoded by the coding sequence ATGCTCTCTCTCAAATCCCTGGTAGAACTACAGGTTCACCGATCGCTGTCGGAGTACATTACCGCCCTGGTCTGGTCGCCGGTCGGGAATAGATTGGCGATCGCTTCTGGGGCCGGGGAGGTGGTTCTGTGGCAAGACTTTCAAGAAACCATATTGCAGGCCGCCAATGGCGCTTCCATTGATGCCCTAGGGTTTTCCGGGGAAGGGGCAGTGGTTGGCGGCAGCCGGGCAAGCCGGGGCGGTGACACTCTGGCGGCTGTCTGCTGA
- a CDS encoding Crp/Fnr family transcriptional regulator has protein sequence MHQFASTPAPVTQPVIHQFKRREIIPLRKNTLWHFKTGAARLLTLSEEGTAITLGFWGTGDFTGQPLIGIQPCELECLMDVEAVRLHLEQCRELPQVTMAHLHQMQALIRMRQGNIPQRLQLLLTWLGQKFGCSAEGGQLIQLRLTHQELAETIGTTRVTVTRLMRNLEQQGSLCYSKRQQIVLRQPWWCDRTA, from the coding sequence ATGCATCAGTTTGCTTCCACCCCAGCCCCGGTGACTCAGCCCGTGATTCATCAATTCAAACGTCGGGAGATCATTCCCCTGCGGAAAAACACCCTCTGGCATTTCAAGACCGGAGCCGCCCGCTTGTTGACCCTGTCTGAAGAGGGCACCGCCATTACCCTGGGATTTTGGGGCACGGGCGATTTTACTGGACAACCGCTTATTGGCATTCAACCCTGCGAGTTGGAATGTCTGATGGATGTCGAAGCCGTCCGGCTACATCTTGAGCAGTGTCGGGAATTGCCGCAGGTGACGATGGCCCATCTGCACCAGATGCAAGCGCTGATTCGCATGCGACAGGGCAACATTCCTCAGCGATTACAACTGCTGCTCACCTGGCTGGGGCAGAAGTTTGGTTGCTCTGCCGAGGGCGGGCAGTTGATTCAACTGCGGTTAACCCACCAGGAACTGGCTGAAACCATCGGCACCACCCGCGTGACGGTAACCCGACTCATGCGAAATCTGGAACAGCAGGGCAGCCTCTGCTATTCCAAACGTCAACAGATTGTTTTACGACAACCCTGGTGGTGCGATCGCACGGCCTGA
- a CDS encoding DUF1636 family protein: MSQHMLFICTSCAFAIGQREYRGQRGGYHLWQSLLQCQQLGQLPPTVRVQPVECLSACNRFCAMVRDRPSAIAIASPAKTTLMFGDLPALDSATAIVQLATQYVTSRDGVIPRRDRPALLQKGILARIPPVLPPQS; the protein is encoded by the coding sequence ATGTCTCAGCACATGTTATTTATTTGCACTTCCTGCGCCTTTGCCATTGGTCAACGGGAATACCGAGGGCAGCGGGGTGGATATCACCTGTGGCAGAGTTTATTGCAGTGTCAGCAACTAGGACAACTACCGCCGACTGTCAGGGTTCAACCGGTAGAGTGCCTTAGTGCTTGCAATCGGTTCTGCGCGATGGTCAGAGACCGGCCCTCGGCCATCGCGATCGCCTCTCCCGCAAAGACGACCCTCATGTTTGGCGATTTGCCCGCTCTCGACAGCGCGACGGCCATTGTCCAGTTGGCGACCCAATATGTGACCAGCCGCGATGGAGTGATCCCCCGTAGAGACCGTCCGGCCCTATTACAGAAAGGAATCCTTGCTCGCATTCCGCCCGTGCTGCCTCCTCAATCTTGA